One Nodosilinea sp. FACHB-141 DNA segment encodes these proteins:
- a CDS encoding glycogen/starch/alpha-glucan phosphorylase, translated as MAKQSIRLPESNTTTEVPLSLESAGVALDAEAQVSQIQQALVNNLYWVQGKDEQFANAHDYYTALAHSVRNQLLQKRIRTAKTYAQERAKTVYYMSAEFLMGRQLGNGLINLGLYDTMRHALADCGLDLDELLEREAEPGLGNGGLGRLAACFMDSLTTLNLPAVGYGIRYEFGIFTQLIRQGHQVEAPDKWLSYGNPWEIARPDYRVEIKFGGHTEVYKKDGDDDYQVRWIPAQTVIGIPHDVPVPGYGTENVNLLRLWKAEAGEAFDLDAFNAGDYFGAVANKMISENITKVLYPNDETRQGKELRLQQQYFFVACSLQDIIRLHLRDHGSLENLAEFAAIQLNDTHPAIGVAELMRLLIDEYNFEWAAAWQITQRTFGYTNHTLMPEALEKWSVDLFGKLLPRHLEIIYEINHRFLAQVKLRYPNDPDRLERLSLIEEGGERRVRMANLACVGSHAINGVAALHTELLKQEVLQDFYELWPDKFSNKTNGITPRRWLLQCNPRLAQLISETIGDSWITNLDDLKQLEAHLDNEVFRHAWQAIKQENKWSLARYIHDTVGIKVNPDSMFDVQIKRIHEYKRQLMNVLHVITLYNRMVQNPGDHVVPRTVIFGGKAAPGYAMAKLVVKLVNAVADVVNNDPIVAGRLKVVFLPNYNVSQAQRLFPASDLSEQISTAGMEASGTGNMKFALNGALTIGTLDGANVEIREEVGADNFFLFGLTTEQVAACKAVGHNPWCYYDTNPELKRTLDVIASGLFSPGEPDLFLPILDSLLVDDPYMVMADFAAYVQCQEHVSRTYEDRDRWVRMAILNTARIGKFSADRTIADYAREIWKVKAVPVAGE; from the coding sequence ATGGCTAAGCAATCTATTCGTCTGCCCGAATCAAACACAACGACAGAAGTGCCACTGTCGTTAGAGTCGGCAGGTGTTGCGCTCGATGCCGAAGCGCAGGTGAGCCAAATTCAGCAGGCGTTGGTCAACAACTTGTACTGGGTACAGGGCAAAGATGAACAGTTTGCCAACGCCCACGACTACTACACAGCGCTGGCCCACAGCGTGCGTAATCAGCTTTTGCAAAAGCGCATTCGCACCGCCAAAACCTACGCTCAAGAGCGGGCGAAGACGGTCTACTACATGTCGGCCGAATTTTTGATGGGGCGTCAGCTCGGCAATGGCCTCATCAACCTGGGCCTCTACGACACCATGCGCCACGCCCTAGCCGACTGCGGCCTCGACCTTGACGAACTGTTAGAGCGCGAGGCTGAGCCTGGCCTGGGCAACGGTGGACTGGGTCGACTCGCCGCCTGCTTCATGGATTCGCTCACCACCCTCAACCTGCCAGCGGTGGGCTACGGCATTCGCTATGAGTTTGGCATCTTTACCCAGCTGATTCGCCAGGGCCACCAGGTTGAAGCGCCCGACAAATGGCTCAGCTACGGCAACCCCTGGGAAATTGCCCGCCCCGACTATCGGGTCGAAATCAAGTTTGGCGGTCACACCGAGGTCTACAAAAAAGACGGCGACGACGACTATCAGGTGCGATGGATCCCAGCTCAGACTGTGATTGGCATTCCCCACGACGTGCCAGTGCCGGGCTATGGCACCGAGAACGTCAACCTGCTGCGCCTGTGGAAGGCCGAGGCCGGCGAAGCCTTTGACCTCGATGCCTTTAACGCTGGCGATTATTTTGGGGCCGTGGCCAACAAGATGATCTCCGAGAACATCACCAAGGTGCTCTACCCCAACGACGAGACCCGCCAGGGCAAAGAGCTGCGGCTGCAACAGCAGTACTTCTTCGTCGCCTGCTCGCTGCAAGACATCATTCGTCTGCACCTGCGCGACCACGGCAGCCTAGAGAATTTGGCCGAGTTTGCCGCTATTCAGCTCAACGACACTCACCCGGCTATTGGTGTCGCCGAGCTCATGCGCCTGCTGATCGACGAATATAACTTTGAGTGGGCCGCCGCCTGGCAAATCACCCAGCGCACCTTTGGCTACACCAACCACACTCTCATGCCCGAGGCGCTGGAGAAGTGGTCGGTGGACTTGTTTGGCAAGCTGCTGCCCCGCCATCTCGAAATCATCTACGAAATCAACCACCGCTTCCTGGCCCAAGTCAAGCTGCGCTACCCCAACGATCCCGATCGCCTCGAGCGCCTTTCTCTCATTGAAGAAGGCGGCGAGCGCCGGGTGCGGATGGCCAACCTAGCCTGCGTCGGCAGTCACGCCATCAACGGCGTCGCCGCCCTGCACACCGAGCTGCTCAAGCAGGAGGTGCTGCAAGATTTCTACGAGCTGTGGCCCGACAAGTTCAGCAACAAAACCAACGGCATTACCCCCCGCCGCTGGCTGTTGCAGTGCAACCCCCGCCTGGCGCAGTTGATTTCTGAAACCATCGGCGACAGCTGGATCACCAACCTCGACGATCTCAAGCAGCTAGAAGCTCACCTAGACAACGAGGTATTTCGCCACGCCTGGCAGGCCATCAAGCAAGAGAACAAGTGGAGCCTGGCCCGCTACATCCACGACACCGTGGGTATAAAGGTCAACCCCGACTCGATGTTTGATGTGCAGATTAAGCGCATCCACGAGTACAAGCGGCAGCTGATGAACGTGCTGCACGTGATTACCCTCTACAACCGCATGGTGCAAAACCCTGGGGATCACGTCGTGCCCCGCACGGTGATCTTTGGTGGCAAGGCGGCCCCCGGCTACGCCATGGCCAAGCTGGTGGTGAAGCTGGTTAACGCTGTCGCCGATGTGGTCAACAACGACCCGATTGTGGCCGGGCGGCTGAAAGTGGTGTTTTTGCCCAACTACAACGTCTCCCAGGCCCAGCGTCTGTTCCCAGCCTCTGACCTGTCAGAGCAGATCTCAACCGCTGGCATGGAGGCCTCGGGCACTGGCAACATGAAGTTTGCCCTTAACGGCGCACTCACCATCGGCACCCTCGACGGCGCCAATGTGGAAATCCGCGAAGAGGTGGGAGCCGACAACTTCTTCCTGTTTGGTCTGACCACTGAGCAGGTCGCCGCCTGCAAGGCCGTGGGCCACAACCCCTGGTGCTACTACGACACCAACCCCGAGCTAAAGCGCACCTTGGATGTGATCGCCTCAGGCCTGTTTTCGCCCGGTGAGCCAGACCTGTTCTTGCCCATCCTTGACTCGCTGCTGGTGGATGATCCCTACATGGTGATGGCCGACTTTGCCGCCTACGTGCAGTGCCAAGAGCATGTCAGCCGCACCTATGAAGACCGCGATCGCTGGGTGCGCATGGCCATTCTCAACACCGCCCGCATCGGTAAATTCTCCGCCGATCGCACGATCGCTGACTATGCCCGCGAGATCTGGAAGGTGAAGGCGGTGCCGGTGGCTGGAGAGTAG
- the lspA gene encoding signal peptidase II, with product MRVRNRWFWIAAGVGLALDQLTKFWVAQTFELTTPPDSLPIWPGVFYFTYVTNSGAAFSLFSNNGEWLKWLSLAVSLGLIALGLKARLPNRWEQVGYGLILSGALGNGIDRLLSGEVIDFLDFRLIRFPIFNVADVCINIGIVCLLVAALKEPPKRGEG from the coding sequence ATGAGAGTGCGCAATCGTTGGTTTTGGATCGCCGCTGGGGTTGGGCTGGCCCTCGATCAGCTGACTAAGTTTTGGGTAGCTCAAACTTTTGAACTCACCACTCCACCCGACTCGCTGCCAATCTGGCCAGGGGTGTTTTACTTTACCTATGTAACCAACAGCGGGGCTGCCTTCAGCCTGTTTAGCAACAACGGTGAATGGCTTAAGTGGCTATCGCTAGCCGTCAGTCTGGGGCTGATTGCTTTGGGTTTAAAAGCACGATTGCCCAACCGCTGGGAGCAGGTGGGCTACGGGCTGATTCTCAGCGGGGCGTTAGGCAACGGCATCGATCGCCTCCTGTCTGGCGAAGTCATTGACTTCCTAGACTTTCGGCTAATTCGCTTCCCGATCTTTAACGTAGCCGACGTGTGTATCAACATCGGCATTGTCTGCCTGCTCGTGGCGGCGCTCAAGGAACCGCCGAAGCGAGGAGAGGGGTAA
- a CDS encoding biotin transporter BioY, protein MSEFCRQRVKTSPVLAPFELLWALIGLVLTIVATWMEAFTLNAPWTWGQSGMALLSLGVSFQVGAVLLTGCVGGKNAAALSQVAYLVLGLALFRVFEFPVFTQGGGLSYVREPGFGYLIGFVPAGWVCGYLAFQNPPKLETLALSCLSGLGIIHGLGIIYLTLASLLGWLQTVSASYWELLVGYSILPIPGHLVIVCAVAVLSLVLRQLLFY, encoded by the coding sequence ATGTCTGAATTCTGCCGCCAACGGGTGAAGACATCGCCAGTGCTAGCACCATTCGAACTACTGTGGGCTCTGATTGGGTTGGTTCTCACCATTGTAGCCACCTGGATGGAAGCGTTTACCCTCAACGCTCCCTGGACTTGGGGGCAGTCTGGTATGGCGCTGCTGTCGCTGGGGGTGAGCTTTCAAGTAGGGGCTGTGCTGCTGACCGGCTGCGTGGGAGGCAAAAACGCGGCGGCGCTGTCGCAGGTTGCTTACCTAGTGCTGGGACTGGCGCTGTTTCGGGTGTTTGAGTTTCCGGTATTTACCCAGGGGGGTGGTCTGAGCTACGTGCGTGAGCCGGGCTTTGGCTACCTAATTGGCTTTGTGCCCGCTGGATGGGTGTGCGGCTACCTGGCCTTTCAAAACCCGCCCAAGCTGGAGACCTTGGCACTGAGCTGCCTCAGCGGGTTGGGCATCATCCACGGGCTAGGCATTATTTACCTGACTCTTGCCTCCCTGCTAGGCTGGTTGCAGACTGTATCGGCCTCCTACTGGGAGCTGCTGGTGGGATACTCTATTTTGCCGATACCGGGCCATCTGGTGATAGTGTGTGCGGTGGCAGTGCTGTCGCTGGTGCTGCGACAGCTGTTGTTTTACTAG
- the arfB gene encoding alternative ribosome rescue aminoacyl-tRNA hydrolase ArfB, whose product MLQITNRTAIPLSEIELSAVRSQGAGGQNVNKVATAIHLRFDINASSLSPLYKERLLNLNDSRITKEGIVIIKAQQHRTQEQNREDALDRLKGLVQSVTITPKKRKPTKPSKTAKRKRLDSKAKRGQIKSLRGNVRD is encoded by the coding sequence ATGCTGCAAATTACCAACCGCACCGCCATTCCGCTGAGCGAGATTGAGCTGAGCGCCGTCCGCTCTCAGGGGGCGGGGGGCCAAAACGTCAACAAAGTTGCCACTGCCATTCACCTGCGGTTTGACATCAATGCATCTTCTCTATCGCCCCTCTACAAAGAACGTCTGCTCAACCTCAACGACAGCCGCATCACCAAAGAGGGAATTGTCATCATTAAAGCCCAGCAGCATCGCACCCAAGAGCAAAACAGAGAAGATGCCCTCGATCGCCTCAAGGGTTTAGTTCAAAGCGTTACTATTACGCCTAAAAAGCGCAAACCCACCAAACCCTCAAAAACTGCCAAGAGAAAACGCCTCGACAGCAAAGCTAAGCGTGGGCAGATTAAATCTCTGCGGGGGAATGTGCGCGACTGA
- a CDS encoding DUF4383 domain-containing protein — protein MMRERNCALILGILFTALGLAGFVPALVSLPSPEVAGAAPLPIDLGDTYVQGFGYLFGLFPINLMHNLVHLAVGIFGISASTTVGGARLYNRFFAISYLLIAVMGLVPVAHTTFGLMPIFGNNVWFNAVTALIAGYFGFVAPDKETSLSV, from the coding sequence ATGATGAGAGAACGCAACTGTGCACTAATTTTAGGTATTTTATTTACGGCCTTGGGTCTGGCTGGATTTGTCCCAGCTCTTGTATCGCTTCCCTCACCGGAGGTGGCTGGTGCGGCCCCCCTGCCAATTGATTTGGGAGACACCTATGTGCAGGGTTTTGGCTATCTTTTTGGCCTTTTCCCGATTAACTTGATGCACAACCTAGTTCACCTAGCGGTTGGCATCTTTGGTATCTCGGCTTCTACCACGGTGGGCGGTGCTCGTCTGTACAATCGGTTCTTTGCAATTTCTTATCTGTTGATTGCCGTTATGGGTTTGGTACCCGTGGCTCATACCACGTTTGGCTTGATGCCGATTTTTGGCAACAACGTTTGGTTCAACGCCGTTACAGCGTTGATAGCGGGCTATTTTGGGTTTGTTGCACCCGACAAAGAAACCAGCCTCAGCGTTTAA
- a CDS encoding DUF2243 domain-containing protein, with protein MIDSPSSGTAEKPSAFPINVRPFKVAGFLIGFGLGGFIDAIVLHMLLQWHHLVSGRVPMNTLVGLQRNVFWDGVLSAGMWLVIVVGLAVLWRGMQQVPIVPLTTSAFVGWILMGWGGFQLFDSVFFHALLGLHHIRPGPNYLVYDAAFFLIGFVLIGLGFLMTRNQIDA; from the coding sequence ATGATCGACTCTCCTTCCTCAGGTACGGCAGAAAAGCCCAGTGCTTTTCCGATCAACGTTAGGCCGTTTAAGGTGGCCGGGTTTTTGATCGGGTTTGGTCTGGGCGGCTTTATTGACGCCATTGTTTTGCACATGCTGTTGCAGTGGCACCACCTGGTTTCGGGCCGGGTACCAATGAACACTTTGGTAGGTTTGCAGCGCAACGTTTTTTGGGATGGAGTTTTGAGCGCTGGTATGTGGTTGGTCATCGTGGTTGGGCTGGCTGTGCTGTGGCGCGGTATGCAGCAGGTCCCCATTGTGCCTCTCACCACCTCAGCTTTTGTGGGATGGATTTTGATGGGGTGGGGCGGATTCCAGCTCTTCGACAGCGTCTTTTTTCACGCTCTGCTGGGCCTGCACCACATCCGGCCAGGACCTAATTATTTGGTCTATGACGCGGCCTTTTTTCTAATTGGCTTTGTGTTGATTGGATTAGGTTTTCTCATGACGCGTAACCAAATTGATGCTTAG